Proteins from a genomic interval of Brucella intermedia LMG 3301:
- a CDS encoding DUF535 family protein produces the protein MLAEQLSHSTSATRRPEPGQPHHSAEPSNQNVPLKHLAASHSMLRQTVSIVSRLKFRKTLAFMLRSSLSPRLTLRWLRFLGEYTEQHTFAPPHDDLIRKSLSSFLVHRMAWKTRFNILTQHFELARQLLCPHVLQALWRGEKIELGTICGRERAYHLQLLLSDHCGSRHEGAFTVRLVDATDDALLCMASFVFVRRPGQSYSLIVGGLQGSARADAKRAVISATRDLGGLRPKDSIMLVLKGLIAHGATSYLIAVSNSNHVINHRTSKRRKRKLPDLNAYWLDRGGVPFPPFGFRIPADPAINEGCGSRRSNTKIAFWKIGANLITRKGNN, from the coding sequence ATGCTGGCTGAACAACTTTCCCATTCGACGTCCGCCACAAGAAGGCCTGAACCAGGCCAACCCCATCATAGTGCCGAGCCAAGCAACCAGAATGTGCCCCTGAAGCATCTGGCTGCTTCCCATTCGATGTTGCGGCAGACGGTCAGCATTGTTTCGCGACTGAAGTTCCGCAAAACTCTGGCTTTCATGCTTAGAAGCAGTCTGTCGCCTAGACTCACTCTTCGCTGGCTTAGATTTCTCGGTGAATACACCGAGCAGCACACCTTCGCTCCGCCTCACGACGATCTTATCCGCAAATCCCTCTCGTCATTCCTCGTGCATCGGATGGCGTGGAAAACCCGGTTCAACATTCTCACCCAGCATTTCGAACTGGCACGGCAGTTATTGTGCCCACACGTATTGCAAGCGCTCTGGCGAGGCGAAAAGATCGAGCTTGGGACGATTTGTGGCCGGGAACGCGCGTATCACCTCCAATTGCTGCTTTCCGATCATTGCGGCAGTCGGCACGAAGGCGCGTTTACGGTGCGCCTGGTGGACGCGACAGATGACGCACTTCTCTGCATGGCGAGCTTCGTGTTCGTGCGTCGTCCGGGCCAATCATACAGTCTGATCGTCGGCGGATTGCAAGGGTCGGCCCGTGCAGACGCCAAACGCGCGGTAATTTCCGCAACCCGTGATCTCGGCGGTTTGCGACCGAAAGATTCGATCATGCTCGTGCTGAAAGGTTTGATAGCGCACGGCGCCACTTCCTATCTGATTGCAGTCAGCAACTCCAACCATGTCATCAATCACCGCACCTCGAAACGGCGAAAAAGAAAGCTGCCGGATCTGAATGCGTATTGGCTTGATCGTGGCGGAGTTCCCTTTCCCCCGTTTGGGTTTCGGATTCCCGCCGATCCCGCAATTAACGAAGGATGCGGCAGCCGACGCAGCAACACAAAAATCGCTTTCTGGAAAATTGGAGCGAACCTGATTACGCGCAAGGGCAATAATTAA
- a CDS encoding phosphatase PAP2 family protein — translation MVRSILAASFILVVFPSVDLTISRVFADGHGFPLSENPFLKAVRDINRQGLIYLLPLMLLSTGLYAFLPRKFSFCPPHKALFVLLSFLVGPLVTVQFLKNTIGRARPREIVEFGGTADFTPVWQYAAACRHSCSFPSGEAAVAAATLSLIVFVPLQWRSVGTVVAVPILFFVSFNRVIFGAHFLSDVIVAWGLVLCLMMWLWRRISSQARAIDNGVKQFGMRFYARRAHDNSPSNLDKADENSGTHPTRRNGQ, via the coding sequence GTGGTTCGCTCTATTCTTGCTGCAAGCTTCATCCTCGTGGTGTTTCCGTCGGTCGACCTCACCATCTCGCGCGTTTTTGCGGACGGCCATGGGTTTCCATTGTCTGAGAATCCGTTTTTGAAAGCTGTGCGCGATATAAACCGGCAGGGCTTGATCTACCTTTTGCCTTTGATGCTACTCTCAACGGGCTTGTATGCCTTCTTGCCGCGCAAATTCTCCTTCTGCCCGCCGCATAAAGCCCTGTTCGTACTGCTGAGTTTTTTAGTCGGTCCGCTCGTCACAGTACAGTTTCTGAAGAACACCATTGGAAGAGCTCGTCCGCGCGAAATCGTCGAATTCGGTGGAACCGCCGATTTTACGCCCGTATGGCAATATGCGGCCGCTTGCAGGCACAGTTGCTCCTTTCCCTCGGGCGAGGCCGCGGTAGCCGCCGCAACCCTGTCGCTTATCGTCTTCGTTCCCTTGCAATGGCGATCCGTCGGAACTGTGGTCGCAGTTCCGATCCTGTTCTTCGTTTCCTTCAACAGGGTTATCTTCGGCGCTCATTTCCTGTCCGATGTCATAGTCGCCTGGGGGCTGGTCCTGTGCCTGATGATGTGGCTCTGGCGACGAATTTCCAGCCAGGCGAGGGCGATCGACAACGGCGTAAAGCAATTCGGCATGCGGTTTTACGCTCGCCGAGCACACGACAATTCTCCATCGAACCTTGACAAAGCTGACGAAAATTCCGGCACGCATCCTACCCGCCGTAACGGACAATGA